One region of Ammospiza caudacuta isolate bAmmCau1 chromosome 22, bAmmCau1.pri, whole genome shotgun sequence genomic DNA includes:
- the TMEM201 gene encoding transmembrane protein 201, producing MDGAGLGVTACAAAAGLLLYRIARRKKPTHVTVNCWFCSQDTVVPYGNRNCWDCPNCEQYNGFQENGDYNKPIPAQYMEHLNHVVSGSPTFCDPTKPQQWVSSQILLCKKCNNHQTMKIKQLASFSPREEGKYDEEIEVYKHHLEQTYKLCRPCQAAVEYYIKHQNRQLRALLLSHHFRRRESDKSYSQSLCSSSSTSITTPAQVILLRFLAFLSCAFLVLMALYGSGNPFSLSTAVPAPGPAGPVWNRTGASPRAGGDSGSDGGGSGRGWRELLRLLPERLLENLSVAWAYGKNHQMAVAVLGLFTCLLAMFLAGRIRLRRIDAFASLLWFLVMSLHLAERYLKADTPSWLDTAKFGTTSLCCLVGFTAAVATRKATGQRRPRPRRYLSGDSITVFPSSPGPAFPSPATSLFVPTPPSILHLTNQQLFRSPRRTGSSSLPGRLNRALSLGTIPSLARADSGYLFSGSRPASQSSYSKESPTSDPLSLLGSRAPSRLPSPAPSVAGSVTSSSGSLRLRRPLISPARLNLQGQKLLLFPSGPEEPPQPDSNAFGPELPGCAPRSLAERGVPDMRSAVEGGSICSDNSIKKEDRSSHSSTCVVDTTTKGEDLAGWRGRFGTSALRGLLAMSLTLNAAFTSAYVYRSLR from the exons ATGGACGGAGCCGGGCTGGGCGTCACCGCCTGCGCCGCGGCCGCGGGGCTGCTGCTCTACCGCATCGCGCGGAG GAAGAAGCCCACACACGTGACGGTGAACTGCTGGTTCTGCAGCCAGGACACGGTGGTGCCCTACGGGAACCGCAACTGCTGGGACTGCCCCAACTGCGAGCAGTACAACGGCTTCCAGGAG AATGGAGACTACAACaagcccatccctgcccagtaCATGGAACACCTTAACCACGTTGTGTCAGGCAGTCCAACTTTCTGTGACCCTACCAAACCACAGCAGTGGGTGAGCAGCCAGATTCTGCTCTGCAAGAAATGCAACAACCATCAAACCATGAAAATCAAACAGCTGGCTTCGTTCTCTCCAAGGGAGGAG GGCAAGTACGATGAGGAGATTGAGGTGTACAAGCACCACCTGGAGCAGACCTACAAGCTGTGCCGCCCGTGCCAGGCTGCAGTGGAGTATTACATCAAGCACCAGAACCGGCAGCTGCGGGCGCTGCTGCTCAGCCACCACTTCAGGCGCCGGGAGAGCGACAAGAGCTACAGCCAG agcctgtgtTCATCCTCATCCACTTCCATCACCACGCCAGCTCAGGTGATCCTCCTGCGGTTCCTGGCCTTCCTCAGCTGTGCGTTCCTGGTTCTGATGGCCTTGTACGGGTCAGGCAACCCCTTCTCCCTcagcacagctgtccctgctcctggccccGCTGGCCCCGTGTGGAACAGGACTGGCGCGAGCCCCCGTGCAGGCGGTGACAGCGGCAGTGACGGTGGCGGCTCGGGGCGCGGCTGGCGGGAGCTGCTCCGCCTGCTCCCGGAGCGCCTGCTGGAGAACCTGAGCGTGGCCTGGGCCTACGGCAAGAATCACCAGATGGCAGTGGCCGTGCTGGGGCTCTTCACCTGCCTGCTGGCCATGTTCCTGGCTGGGCGCATCAG GCTCCGGCGGATCGACGCCTTTGCCTCGCTGCTGTGGTTCCTGGTGATGAGCCTGCACCTGGCCGAGCGCTACCTGAAGGCAGACACGCCCAGCTGGCTGGACACGGCCAAGTTTGGCACCACgtccctgtgctgcctggtGGGCTTCACCGCAGCCGTGGCCACGCGGAAGGCGACGGGCCAGCGGAGACCCCGGCCCCGAAG GTACCTCTCTGGGGACTCCATCACTGtctttcccagcagccctgggccagCCTTCCCTTCACCTGCCACGTCTCTGTTTGTCCCAACTCCACCCAGCATCCTGCACCTGACAAACCAGCAGCTCTTCAGGTCCCCGCGCAGAACGGGCTCGTCCTCCCTGCCCGGCCGCCTCAACAGGGCGCTGTCGCTGGGCACCATCCCCTCGCTGGCACgggcag ATTCTGGCTACTTGTTCAGTGGAAGCCGGCCAGCCTCGCAGTCATCCTACTCCAAGGAGTCCCCTACATCAG ACCCGCTGTCGCTGCTGGGCAGCCGTGCCCCGTCCCGCCTGCCATCCCCTGCCCCGTCCGTGGCCGGCTCGGTCACCTCGAGCTCGGGCTCGCTGCGCCTGCGCCGCCCGCTCATCAGCCCGGCCCGCCTCAACCTGCAGgggcagaagctgctgctgttccccagCGGCCCCGAGGAGCCCCCCCAGCCCGACAGCAACGCCTTCGGCCCCGAGCTGCCCGGCTGCGCCCCGAGGAGCCTCGCCGAGCGCGGCGTGCCCG atATGAGATCGGCTGTGGAAGGGGGGAGTATCTGCAGTGATAATTCCATCAAAAAGGAGGATCGCTCGTCACACTCATCTACCTGCGTGGTGGACACGACTACCAAAGGGGAAGATTTGGCAGGCTGGAGAG GTCGCTTTGGTACCTCTGCCCTGCGGGGCCTGCTGGCCATGAGCCTGACCCTCAATGCTGCTTTCACATCAGCCTATGTGTACAGGAGCCTGCGCTGa